In the genome of Triticum urartu cultivar G1812 chromosome 5, Tu2.1, whole genome shotgun sequence, one region contains:
- the LOC125556084 gene encoding cytochrome c1-like isoform X2 has protein sequence MGACATKPADLKVEGEAPEVLEDAAEKNVAGVAVAETEPAADGIRRRSLSDLLKENDESDVEAPEAEKKAEEPAAATADENGATEEQLAVEPSTATTEPNHTAEILEPEDAHDAQNDETDDEAPEAEPEKKAEEPAAATADENEVTEEPLAVEPSVATTEPNHTAKILEPEAAEDPQTHAQVVEEEKRVDPDSVQVTVVDSTESVEESKVVADAST, from the exons ATGGGGGCGTGTGCGACGAAGCCTGCTGACCTCAAGGTAGAAGGTGAGGCGCCGGAGGTTCTGGAGGACGCCGCGGAGAAGAACGTCGCCGGTGTGGCTGTGGCTGAAACTGAACCGGCCGCCGACGGGATTCGCCGGAGGTCTCTCAGCGACCTGCTCAAAGAG AACGACGAGAGTGACGTCGAGGCTCCGGAGGCAGAGAAGAAGGCTGAAGAACCTGCAGCAGCTACCGCTGATGAAAATGGAGCGACAGAGGAGCAGCTAGCAGTTGAGCCCTCCACTGCGACGACCGAGCCAAATCACACGGCCGAAATCCTGGAGCCAGAGGATGCACATGACGCGCAG AACGACGAGACTGACGACGAAGCTCCTGAGGCTGAGCCAGAGAAGAAGGCTGAAGAACCAGCAGCAGCTACCGCTGATGAAAATGAAGTGACAGAGGAGCCGCTAGCAGTTGAGCCCTCCGTTGCGACGACCGAGCCAAATCACACGGCCAAAATCCTGGAGCCTGAGGCTGCAGAGGATCCCCAGACACATGCACAGGTGGTGGAAGAAGAGAAACGTGTGGATCCTGATTCAGTTCAGGTTACTGTTGTTGATTCTACTGAAAGTGTTGAAGAGAGCAAGGTCGTGGCCGATGCGTCTACCTGA
- the LOC125556084 gene encoding translation initiation factor IF-2-like isoform X1, giving the protein MGACATKPADLKVEGEAPEVLEDAAEKNVAGVAVAETEPAADGIRRRSLSDLLKENDESDVEAPEAEKKAEEPAAATADENGATEEQLAVEPSTATTEPNHTAEILEPEDAHDAQVVEEEKRVDPDSVQNDETDDEAPEAEPEKKAEEPAAATADENEVTEEPLAVEPSVATTEPNHTAKILEPEAAEDPQTHAQVVEEEKRVDPDSVQVTVVDSTESVEESKVVADAST; this is encoded by the exons ATGGGGGCGTGTGCGACGAAGCCTGCTGACCTCAAGGTAGAAGGTGAGGCGCCGGAGGTTCTGGAGGACGCCGCGGAGAAGAACGTCGCCGGTGTGGCTGTGGCTGAAACTGAACCGGCCGCCGACGGGATTCGCCGGAGGTCTCTCAGCGACCTGCTCAAAGAG AACGACGAGAGTGACGTCGAGGCTCCGGAGGCAGAGAAGAAGGCTGAAGAACCTGCAGCAGCTACCGCTGATGAAAATGGAGCGACAGAGGAGCAGCTAGCAGTTGAGCCCTCCACTGCGACGACCGAGCCAAATCACACGGCCGAAATCCTGGAGCCAGAGGATGCACATGACGCGCAGGTGGTGGAAGAAGAGAAACGTGTGGATCCTGATTCAGTTCAG AACGACGAGACTGACGACGAAGCTCCTGAGGCTGAGCCAGAGAAGAAGGCTGAAGAACCAGCAGCAGCTACCGCTGATGAAAATGAAGTGACAGAGGAGCCGCTAGCAGTTGAGCCCTCCGTTGCGACGACCGAGCCAAATCACACGGCCAAAATCCTGGAGCCTGAGGCTGCAGAGGATCCCCAGACACATGCACAGGTGGTGGAAGAAGAGAAACGTGTGGATCCTGATTCAGTTCAGGTTACTGTTGTTGATTCTACTGAAAGTGTTGAAGAGAGCAAGGTCGTGGCCGATGCGTCTACCTGA